A window from Neorhizobium sp. NCHU2750 encodes these proteins:
- a CDS encoding LysR family transcriptional regulator, whose product MTALQVLLAVAERGSTSAAAEPVALSQSAVSKQLIGLEELIGGPAFYRTPNGMVPTELGSIYIEHARTAIKAMEDAALKVARLKPGPRVLRLQVPPIFGDRWLLPRFVQFTEAHPEIEVQFTTFVSKTQTEVPDGMVRFVVEPVADEEGEYLFGHDIRLVSAPSYWEKLGESPSIEAASRGVMLEHPQTPFHWPFLASANGRQGLEVRHTMRFGYYTMVIRAALAGQGMALIPHGLIVEDLAAGRLVNPGGLGYRSDYGYWFTRPRNLPTSQSMQLFQQWIDAESRAVRD is encoded by the coding sequence ATGACAGCGCTGCAGGTTCTTCTGGCCGTGGCGGAGCGAGGGTCGACGAGTGCGGCGGCCGAGCCGGTGGCGCTATCGCAGAGCGCCGTCAGCAAGCAATTGATCGGGCTTGAGGAACTGATCGGTGGCCCGGCATTCTATAGAACGCCGAACGGCATGGTGCCGACAGAGCTCGGATCAATCTACATCGAACACGCGCGCACCGCGATCAAGGCGATGGAAGACGCAGCGCTGAAGGTTGCGCGCCTCAAGCCCGGACCGCGCGTGCTTCGCCTGCAGGTACCGCCGATCTTCGGCGACCGCTGGCTGCTGCCCCGCTTCGTCCAATTCACCGAGGCGCATCCGGAGATCGAGGTGCAGTTTACGACATTCGTGTCCAAGACCCAGACGGAAGTCCCCGATGGCATGGTTCGCTTCGTCGTGGAGCCGGTGGCCGACGAAGAGGGGGAATATCTGTTCGGGCATGATATTCGCCTCGTCAGCGCTCCGTCCTACTGGGAGAAGCTGGGCGAGTCTCCTTCGATCGAAGCGGCATCAAGAGGGGTAATGCTGGAACATCCGCAGACCCCCTTTCATTGGCCGTTCCTGGCAAGCGCAAATGGCAGGCAAGGGCTCGAAGTGCGTCACACGATGCGCTTTGGCTATTATACGATGGTCATCCGCGCAGCACTCGCAGGCCAGGGCATGGCCCTGATCCCGCATGGATTGATCGTCGAGGATCTGGCGGCAGGGCGCCTCGTCAATCCGGGCGGGCTCGGCTATCGAAGCGATTACGGCTATTGGTTCACCCGGCCCCGCAACCTGCCGACCAGCCAGTCCATGCAGTTGTTTCAGCAATGGATCGATGCCGAGTCCAGAGCCGTTCGGGATTGA
- a CDS encoding thiamine pyrophosphate-binding protein, which yields MPVMKGATVIAETLANEKIPYVFGICGHGNVGFLDALYEVKDKVKLISPRHEQCAGHMADGYFRVKHKPVATLTSTGPGTANMVMPLVTALSDSSAFLAITANVPTSQHNRGPFQELYHHNQADFSSVLRPVVKRAFQPSRVDMLPLALRQAMNTMTVGRPGPVNIDIPYNVFQEEADVELPPPSGMDRPHRPAASPADVKAAAGMLAAARKPALFIGHGATLSEAGPELLELVERLQIPVITSPNGMGCIPATNPLALGFIGRNGAYPANQAGRFADLILTVGTRFDDRSSSSWIPGYSWNFPHTKLIHVDIDPQELGRNYQPDLGIIADGKTFVRQLLDALVDYPEVTDATYAPWREDVMGWVREWEAFVQPRFSEETAPLRPEFVVSTLQKMLPEETILTLDSGVHHNWFMQFWKARNPQSMLNSWGYSSMGFGVCSVLGAQLAEPERPCVSVCGDGGFTMTPYVLCTAVEYELPCIWIVWNNFAWGAIRDIQYGMFNGREIGTAFYKGDNGAPYNPDFAAWARACGADGYTVKRPEQLAEAVQQALANKRPCLIDVHVDADVRPPSTGTWQLPPIPIKEPIFGKPHRV from the coding sequence ATGCCTGTCATGAAAGGCGCCACGGTGATCGCCGAAACGCTGGCAAACGAGAAGATCCCCTATGTTTTTGGCATTTGCGGCCATGGCAATGTTGGGTTTCTCGATGCGCTTTATGAGGTCAAGGACAAGGTCAAGCTGATCTCGCCGCGGCATGAGCAATGTGCCGGCCATATGGCCGACGGCTATTTTCGCGTAAAGCACAAGCCGGTCGCCACCTTGACCTCTACAGGTCCCGGAACGGCCAACATGGTGATGCCGCTGGTCACCGCGCTGTCAGACTCGTCCGCCTTCCTGGCGATCACGGCGAACGTGCCGACATCACAGCACAATCGCGGCCCCTTCCAGGAACTCTACCACCACAATCAGGCTGATTTTTCTTCCGTGCTCCGGCCGGTTGTCAAGCGCGCCTTCCAGCCGAGCCGTGTCGACATGCTGCCGCTGGCCTTGAGGCAGGCGATGAATACGATGACCGTCGGCCGTCCCGGCCCGGTCAATATCGACATTCCCTATAACGTCTTCCAGGAGGAGGCCGATGTCGAATTGCCGCCGCCATCGGGCATGGACAGGCCGCATCGCCCGGCAGCGAGCCCGGCAGACGTCAAGGCCGCCGCAGGTATGCTGGCAGCCGCCAGAAAGCCTGCGCTGTTCATAGGCCATGGCGCGACGCTCTCCGAAGCCGGGCCGGAACTGCTCGAACTCGTCGAGCGGCTGCAGATCCCGGTCATCACATCGCCGAACGGCATGGGTTGCATTCCAGCGACAAATCCGCTGGCACTTGGCTTCATTGGCCGTAACGGTGCCTATCCCGCCAATCAGGCCGGTCGTTTTGCCGACCTTATCCTCACCGTCGGCACGCGGTTCGACGATCGTTCCTCGTCGTCGTGGATCCCCGGCTATTCCTGGAATTTCCCGCATACCAAGCTCATCCATGTGGATATCGATCCGCAGGAACTCGGACGCAATTACCAGCCGGATCTCGGTATCATCGCCGACGGAAAGACCTTCGTCCGGCAGTTGCTCGACGCGCTTGTGGATTATCCCGAGGTGACCGATGCCACCTATGCGCCCTGGCGGGAAGACGTGATGGGCTGGGTGCGGGAATGGGAAGCCTTCGTGCAGCCCCGTTTCAGCGAGGAGACGGCGCCGCTGCGCCCGGAATTCGTCGTGTCGACGCTGCAGAAAATGCTGCCGGAAGAGACCATACTGACGCTTGATTCCGGCGTGCACCACAATTGGTTCATGCAGTTCTGGAAGGCTCGCAACCCGCAGAGCATGCTCAACAGCTGGGGTTACTCGTCGATGGGCTTCGGCGTCTGCTCCGTCCTCGGCGCTCAGCTTGCCGAGCCGGAACGGCCTTGCGTTTCCGTCTGCGGCGACGGCGGGTTCACCATGACGCCATACGTGCTTTGCACGGCGGTCGAATACGAGCTGCCATGCATCTGGATCGTCTGGAACAATTTTGCCTGGGGTGCGATCCGCGACATCCAGTATGGAATGTTCAATGGCCGAGAAATCGGTACCGCCTTCTACAAGGGCGATAACGGCGCGCCTTACAACCCGGATTTTGCAGCCTGGGCCCGCGCTTGCGGCGCCGATGGCTACACCGTCAAGCGGCCGGAGCAGCTGGCAGAAGCGGTGCAGCAGGCGCTTGCCAACAAGCGTCCCTGCCTGATCGACGTGCATGTCGATGCGGACGTGCGCCCGCCATCGACGGGTACCTGGCAGCTGCCGCCCATTCCGATCAAGGAGCCGATTTTCGGCAAACCACACAGAGTCTGA
- a CDS encoding ABC transporter substrate-binding protein, whose translation MKNSIGTEWTIRRRGVMALAAGMLLAGTVTGHAQDGPIRIGIISPKQGPSASIGLNMARGAELALSMHDGGKVMGKAAETVWLDEASPQVSQQNMQRMADEYKAVGVVGGNSSAAVLAMMSVAQRTKTPLISAGSAAREITGSSCNRYTFRTQASAPVQLKAIANDIAGKKVYFLTPSYAFGQDVLRSGREMLASVKAKEVGNDEVPVGTADYSSFILKIRQAQPDVIVGALVGLDLSNFMKQWNELGMKGTIPIFEVAVSDTDFWDIGPAAATGTHVKPWYYNDPKNSEPEKEFTKAYIAKFNQPPSDKAWSGWTATRALIASIEAGKSTKPEDVVTNLEKWKETQSAVPYGFRSWDHQLVRPMVVVKVKDKITDKWDYMDVVRWSNDNEADTEKAFGTKEEIGCNMGSF comes from the coding sequence ATGAAGAATAGCATAGGGACGGAATGGACAATTCGCCGGCGTGGCGTGATGGCGCTGGCCGCGGGAATGCTGCTGGCCGGCACGGTGACCGGCCACGCGCAGGATGGTCCGATCCGCATCGGTATCATTTCACCGAAACAGGGTCCGAGCGCATCGATCGGCCTCAACATGGCACGCGGCGCCGAGCTTGCGCTGTCAATGCACGACGGTGGCAAAGTCATGGGCAAGGCGGCGGAAACGGTCTGGCTCGACGAGGCAAGCCCGCAGGTCTCACAGCAGAACATGCAGCGCATGGCGGACGAATATAAGGCCGTTGGCGTCGTCGGCGGCAATTCGAGTGCTGCCGTGCTGGCCATGATGAGCGTGGCCCAGCGCACCAAGACGCCCCTTATTTCCGCCGGCTCCGCTGCGCGTGAAATCACCGGATCGAGCTGTAACCGCTATACCTTCCGCACTCAGGCTTCCGCGCCGGTCCAGCTGAAGGCGATCGCCAATGATATCGCGGGCAAGAAGGTCTATTTCCTCACGCCTTCCTACGCATTCGGTCAGGACGTATTGCGCTCCGGCCGCGAGATGCTCGCATCGGTCAAGGCAAAGGAAGTGGGCAATGATGAGGTGCCGGTCGGTACTGCCGATTACTCCTCATTCATCCTGAAGATCCGTCAGGCCCAGCCTGATGTCATCGTCGGTGCGCTCGTTGGCCTCGACCTGTCGAATTTCATGAAACAGTGGAACGAGCTTGGCATGAAGGGCACGATCCCGATCTTCGAGGTAGCGGTCAGCGATACCGACTTCTGGGATATCGGCCCGGCCGCTGCCACCGGCACGCATGTAAAGCCCTGGTATTACAACGATCCCAAGAATTCCGAGCCGGAGAAGGAATTCACCAAGGCGTATATTGCGAAGTTCAACCAGCCGCCGTCGGACAAGGCTTGGTCCGGCTGGACGGCAACGCGCGCGCTGATCGCGTCCATCGAAGCCGGCAAGTCGACCAAGCCGGAAGATGTCGTGACCAATCTGGAGAAGTGGAAGGAAACGCAATCGGCTGTTCCCTACGGGTTCCGGTCCTGGGACCACCAGCTTGTCCGGCCGATGGTGGTCGTCAAGGTGAAGGACAAGATCACCGACAAATGGGACTACATGGATGTCGTCCGCTGGTCGAACGACAACGAAGCCGACACCGAGAAGGCCTTCGGCACGAAGGAGGAAATCGGCTGCAACATGGGTTCGTTCTAG
- the argH gene encoding argininosuccinate lyase → MSEPTQLWGGRFKSGPSEALANLSRAHPSYFRLFREDLAGSRAHASELKRAGVLDDTEFATIRGALDQIEVDIAEKREEPIASDEDIHTFIERLLMQRLGALGGKLRAGRSRNDQTANNTRLYLRRMARELSRGVIDVEKALVSQATKHVETVMPGFTHLQPAQPIVLGHHLMAHAQSLLRDLERFEDFDRRFDRSPLGAAALAGSGIACRPDLSALELGYSAACENSIDAVSARDHVAEFLFICSLVTVSLSRLAEEICIWASKQFSWAKLHDSYSTGSSIMPQKKNPDIAELTRGMSGTLIGNVAGFLATMKAMPLAYNRDLAEDKRALFESIDVLELILPAFAGMVDTLEFDVAKLRDEAPKGFTLATEVADWLVSEGVPFAQAHEITGAVVRYCEERGHDLAGLTESDLPNIDARLKPGVLKAITIDGALASRTGYGSTSPLRVREQIERFTTALDAKAVFAADDLLAAASTAASPQTRSAR, encoded by the coding sequence ATGTCTGAGCCGACCCAGCTCTGGGGTGGACGTTTCAAGTCCGGCCCTTCCGAAGCGCTTGCTAACCTTTCTCGCGCCCACCCTTCCTATTTCCGCCTCTTCCGCGAAGACCTTGCAGGTTCGCGAGCCCATGCGTCCGAACTCAAGCGCGCCGGCGTGCTGGATGACACGGAATTTGCAACGATCCGTGGCGCACTCGACCAGATTGAAGTCGACATCGCCGAGAAGCGCGAAGAGCCGATTGCGTCTGACGAAGACATTCATACCTTCATCGAGCGCCTGCTGATGCAGCGGCTCGGCGCGCTTGGCGGCAAGCTGCGAGCCGGCCGTTCGCGCAACGACCAGACTGCCAACAATACCCGCCTCTATCTGCGCCGCATGGCAAGGGAACTCTCTCGCGGCGTCATCGATGTCGAGAAGGCGCTGGTTTCCCAGGCGACCAAGCATGTGGAGACGGTGATGCCGGGCTTCACCCATCTTCAGCCTGCTCAGCCCATCGTCCTCGGCCATCATCTGATGGCACACGCACAGAGCCTGCTGCGCGATCTGGAGCGTTTCGAGGATTTCGACCGTCGCTTCGACCGCTCGCCGCTCGGCGCCGCCGCTCTCGCCGGTTCCGGCATCGCATGTCGTCCGGATCTTTCCGCACTGGAGCTGGGCTATTCCGCCGCGTGCGAAAACTCCATCGATGCCGTCTCGGCGCGCGATCATGTCGCCGAATTCCTGTTCATCTGCTCGCTGGTGACGGTCAGCCTGTCGCGTCTGGCGGAAGAGATCTGCATATGGGCATCCAAGCAGTTCAGCTGGGCCAAACTGCATGACAGCTACTCGACCGGCTCCTCAATCATGCCGCAGAAGAAGAACCCGGACATTGCCGAATTGACACGCGGCATGAGCGGCACCCTGATCGGCAACGTCGCCGGGTTCTTGGCGACGATGAAAGCCATGCCGCTTGCCTATAACCGCGACCTCGCCGAGGACAAACGCGCGCTGTTTGAAAGCATCGACGTACTGGAGCTCATCCTCCCAGCGTTTGCCGGAATGGTCGACACACTGGAATTCGACGTTGCCAAACTGCGTGATGAGGCCCCCAAGGGCTTCACGCTCGCAACGGAAGTCGCCGACTGGCTGGTTTCGGAAGGCGTCCCCTTCGCCCAGGCGCATGAGATTACCGGCGCCGTAGTGCGCTATTGCGAAGAACGTGGGCATGATCTGGCTGGCCTGACCGAGAGCGACCTGCCCAATATCGACGCCCGCCTGAAGCCCGGCGTTCTGAAGGCGATCACGATTGACGGCGCGCTCGCCAGCCGCACCGGCTACGGCTCGACCTCACCTCTACGGGTGCGCGAGCAGATCGAACGGTTTACAACAGCACTCGACGCCAAGGCTGTCTTTGCAGCCGACGATCTGCTTGCCGCAGCTTCGACGGCAGCATCGCCACAGACGCGGAGTGCCCGATGA
- a CDS encoding amino acid ABC transporter permease, with protein sequence MSKAETPATAVDQKYEIAHLKLVPKRHVGRMIAAAIVLVILAAIIRAFSVGQIEWNYVGTFIFAPAILDGLESTLIMTVAAMVLGIVLGVVIAIMRVSGNPVLSYIAVGYVWIFRGAPALLQLMIWFNLALIFPKMGIPGLFEFRTVDIMTPFVAAMLGLGISQGAYTSEVVRSGLLSVDSGQYEAARAIGMKQLQMLRRIVLPQAMRVMVPPIGNEVIGMVKLTSLASVIQYSEILHNAQIIYFANTRVLELLLVACFWYLVVVTLLSIGQYYIERYFGRGSKSVSASM encoded by the coding sequence ATGAGCAAAGCCGAAACGCCAGCGACCGCAGTGGACCAGAAATACGAGATCGCTCATCTGAAACTCGTGCCCAAACGGCATGTCGGACGGATGATCGCCGCGGCGATCGTGCTTGTCATCCTTGCCGCGATCATCCGAGCCTTCAGCGTCGGCCAGATCGAGTGGAACTACGTCGGCACATTTATTTTCGCCCCGGCCATTCTCGACGGACTGGAAAGCACGTTGATCATGACGGTCGCGGCAATGGTGCTCGGCATCGTACTCGGCGTCGTCATTGCCATCATGCGGGTCTCCGGCAATCCGGTCCTGTCCTATATTGCGGTGGGTTACGTGTGGATCTTCCGTGGTGCACCGGCGCTTCTGCAATTGATGATCTGGTTCAACCTCGCCCTGATCTTCCCGAAAATGGGCATTCCTGGCCTGTTCGAGTTCCGCACCGTCGACATCATGACGCCGTTCGTTGCGGCGATGCTCGGTCTCGGCATTTCGCAGGGCGCCTATACATCGGAAGTCGTGCGCAGCGGCCTCCTGTCCGTCGATAGCGGCCAGTACGAGGCAGCCCGCGCGATCGGCATGAAGCAGTTGCAGATGTTGCGCCGGATCGTGCTGCCGCAGGCCATGCGCGTCATGGTGCCGCCGATCGGCAACGAAGTGATCGGCATGGTCAAGCTCACCTCGCTTGCCAGCGTCATCCAGTATTCGGAAATACTCCATAACGCCCAGATCATCTACTTCGCCAATACCCGCGTGCTCGAACTGCTTCTGGTCGCCTGCTTCTGGTACCTCGTCGTCGTGACGCTCCTGTCGATCGGCCAATACTATATCGAGCGCTATTTCGGACGTGGCAGCAAGTCCGTCAGCGCGTCGATGTGA
- a CDS encoding branched-chain amino acid ABC transporter permease yields MEIILSQAANGLVLGFIYVLIAVGLSITFGMLGIVNFAHGAFFAIGAYFAFELQRRFGWGAVIFAPLLTALVGIVVEVLLIRRLYGKDPLISLVVTFALGLLIEALIRFVWGADGKPLAPPEFLNGFIILGPIFMTKYRIAVLGMTIFVLCMLWAFIALTPYGRILRAGSRDPEMVDMLGINLPRVLTGVFGLGCGLAGIAGVLAGPLWTVSPSMAANAVMPAFVIVAIGGLGSFVGALIAGLAVGIVTSLTIQFWPAASTASMYALMLLVLLVRPRGLLGARWERFE; encoded by the coding sequence ATGGAGATCATCCTTTCACAGGCCGCCAACGGGCTGGTGCTCGGCTTCATCTATGTGCTGATCGCGGTCGGACTGTCGATCACGTTCGGCATGCTCGGCATCGTCAATTTTGCACATGGTGCGTTCTTTGCGATCGGCGCCTACTTCGCCTTTGAACTGCAGCGGCGGTTCGGCTGGGGCGCGGTCATTTTCGCGCCGCTGCTGACGGCGCTTGTCGGTATCGTTGTCGAAGTTCTGCTTATCAGACGCTTATATGGCAAAGATCCGCTGATCAGCCTGGTCGTGACTTTTGCGCTCGGCCTGCTGATCGAGGCCCTGATCCGTTTCGTGTGGGGTGCCGACGGAAAGCCGCTCGCACCACCCGAATTCCTCAACGGCTTCATCATCCTCGGCCCGATCTTCATGACCAAATACCGTATTGCGGTTCTGGGCATGACCATATTCGTGCTTTGCATGCTCTGGGCCTTCATCGCACTGACGCCTTATGGCCGCATCCTGCGTGCCGGCAGCCGCGATCCGGAAATGGTCGATATGCTCGGCATCAATTTGCCCCGGGTTCTCACCGGTGTCTTCGGCCTCGGCTGTGGGCTTGCCGGGATCGCCGGTGTCCTTGCCGGGCCGCTCTGGACAGTGTCCCCCTCGATGGCGGCGAATGCAGTCATGCCGGCTTTTGTCATCGTGGCGATCGGTGGCCTCGGCTCCTTCGTCGGCGCACTGATCGCCGGATTGGCGGTGGGCATCGTCACGTCACTTACCATCCAATTCTGGCCGGCTGCCTCCACCGCATCGATGTATGCGCTGATGTTGCTGGTGCTGCTTGTTCGCCCGAGAGGTCTCCTTGGTGCGCGATGGGAGCGTTTCGAATGA
- a CDS encoding aldehyde dehydrogenase family protein, with product MKTDDFQNGAMSSGSDTKLVFGGKSVVGTSTLPVYDKFSRHVVRQVHLPSPAQVRDAIDALQESYEDDLLTPFERGEILFKAAGLIEERAEEFVEALRVEAGFPVSDARGEISRTVETLRLSAEEARRLAGDIVPVMGAPGQKGRFGFTLRVPLGIVAAITPFNAPLNTVAHKVGPAIAAGNAVLLKPSLHTPTPSNLLAEVLVKAGLPGRRIAVLHGGGDLVKLIAEDQRIRFFAFTGSTEVGAIIQQYAGLRRTQMELGSIAFTYVADDADIDKALPKIVNAAYRKAGQVCTSVQMLLVHRSRMTEVEKKLTPLVSAMAHGDPADPKTRVGPVISPEAAERIEAWVEQAVRGGARKLVGGKRQGPLVPATLLADVPEDSPVGCKEVFGPVMSLVPVASLDEALKRINGTPYGLAAGIFTNRLGDAMRAVRQAEVGNIFINEASSARVDVMPYGGSKDSGFGREGPRSAIAEMTEERMVSFTTD from the coding sequence TTGAAAACCGACGATTTTCAAAATGGCGCCATGTCTTCCGGTTCCGATACGAAGCTCGTGTTCGGTGGAAAGAGCGTCGTTGGAACATCGACCCTTCCAGTTTACGACAAGTTCAGCCGCCATGTCGTCCGACAGGTTCATCTGCCCTCTCCGGCGCAGGTGCGAGATGCCATAGATGCCCTGCAGGAGTCTTATGAAGACGATCTCCTGACGCCTTTCGAGCGAGGGGAAATCCTGTTCAAGGCTGCTGGCTTGATCGAGGAAAGGGCAGAGGAATTTGTCGAGGCGCTTCGGGTCGAGGCGGGTTTTCCTGTCTCCGATGCCCGCGGCGAGATCAGCCGCACCGTGGAGACGCTTCGGCTTTCCGCCGAGGAGGCCAGGCGGCTTGCGGGTGATATCGTGCCGGTCATGGGCGCACCCGGACAAAAGGGACGTTTCGGTTTCACGCTGCGCGTCCCACTTGGCATCGTTGCCGCGATCACACCCTTCAACGCGCCGCTCAATACGGTCGCTCACAAGGTCGGTCCGGCAATCGCGGCCGGAAACGCCGTCCTGCTCAAGCCATCGCTGCATACGCCGACGCCGTCGAATCTGCTGGCCGAGGTGCTGGTAAAAGCCGGGCTTCCGGGCCGCCGTATTGCGGTGCTGCATGGGGGTGGCGATCTCGTCAAGCTGATTGCCGAAGACCAGCGCATCCGCTTCTTCGCCTTCACCGGCTCAACCGAAGTCGGCGCGATCATCCAGCAATATGCCGGGTTGCGCCGCACGCAGATGGAACTCGGGTCGATCGCCTTCACCTATGTGGCCGACGATGCCGACATCGACAAGGCCCTGCCCAAGATCGTCAATGCGGCGTATCGCAAGGCGGGACAGGTCTGCACCTCGGTCCAGATGCTTCTCGTCCATCGGTCGCGTATGACCGAAGTTGAGAAGAAGCTTACGCCGCTCGTGTCCGCCATGGCTCATGGCGACCCGGCTGACCCGAAGACCCGGGTGGGGCCGGTGATCAGCCCCGAGGCGGCAGAACGTATCGAAGCCTGGGTCGAGCAGGCGGTGCGCGGGGGCGCCCGCAAGCTGGTGGGAGGAAAACGCCAGGGACCGCTCGTTCCGGCGACCCTGCTTGCCGACGTTCCTGAGGACAGCCCGGTCGGATGCAAGGAAGTGTTCGGACCGGTCATGTCGCTGGTTCCTGTCGCGTCGCTCGACGAGGCTCTGAAACGGATCAACGGAACGCCTTATGGCCTTGCCGCCGGCATTTTCACCAACCGGCTGGGCGATGCGATGCGTGCGGTCCGGCAGGCCGAGGTCGGCAATATCTTCATCAACGAGGCCTCCAGTGCCCGCGTCGACGTGATGCCCTATGGCGGCTCGAAGGACAGCGGGTTCGGCCGCGAGGGACCACGCTCGGCGATTGCCGAAATGACCGAAGAGCGAATGGTCAGCTTCACCACGGATTGA